The genomic DNA AAAACATCAGCCGATCGGTAGTAGCTAGCGAAGTCGGTGTTTTTTTTGTAGCGGATAGCGTCGAGGAATTCTTGGACAAACTGTTCAGTTGAAACATAAACAACCCTAGCGTCCTTTCGTCTGGCTGCAATTGCATTACCGACAGCCTGGATTAAGTGAGTTTTGCCGATCCCAACTCCACCGTACAAAAATAACGGGTTGTATTTTGAGCCGGGCTTGCTGGCAATCGCCTGGCAGGCGGCGTAGGCAAGCTCGTTGCCTGATCCGACAATGAAGTTTTCGAAGGTGTATTTTTCGTTGATCCCCTGACGGTATGAGTGGCTTAGGGTGTTGCGCCGCTCCGACTGCGTCGTTTCTTCTGGTAGGTTAAGTATGACGGCGTCATCGCTGCTACGAGACTTTACCGGCCCGGAGTGTATCTTAAAGGAGATCGAACGGAGATTTAGGCCATTCTTTTTTAAAAGCTCTAAAATCTGGTCGGTGTGGCGGCGTTCAAGTTGTTGCTTAATAAAAATATTTGGTACGCCAATGACCGCATTGTCGCCGTCGTGTTTGAGGAGATGGGTGTTTTTGAACCAAGTCATAAAACTGCCTCGTGAAATCAAAAGTTCAATCTCGCCAAGCACAGCCTGCCATATACCTGAAAGTTCTTGCACCTGTTTATTTCCCCTCTTTTCTATTCTCATCTAAACTATACCCGTAAATTGTTTACTTTTCCACAGCTAAGCCAGTCTAATTTTAACAACAGCTTGTTTCGACCAGCCAACAGGGTAGTTTTGTACACAGCAAAATTTAACAGATCAACTTCTGTGGAAAAGCCTTCAGCCATGGTGGAAAAACTATCAAAAACAGTGACTTTTTGTGGTGAAAATTACGGACGACTTGTTTATTTTTGGCATCTAAGATATTTAAATAATCAATAAAAAATCCTAAATCATTGGCTAAAATACATCTTCCTTTGACTGCCCTTCGTTTTAGCGAGCAATTTCATTTGTTAAAAATCTAATTTACAGATATAATAGTATTTAATTATGCCAAAGCGAACATTCCAACCAAAAAAGCGCCATGCTTCAAGAGTCCACGGATTCTTGGCTCGTATGGCTAGCAGGTCTGGTCGCGACGTACTCAAAAGACGCCGCAACAAAGGCCGCAGAGCTCTTTCGAAGTAGTAAGGAGAAATTTTGTTAGCAAGTAAGTACCGCTTCCATGGACGCGGGTCGATTATGCATACCTTTAGAAGGGGGCAGGTTCATCGTAGCTCTGCTCTACAGATTAGGGTTTTCGCCAAGAAATCTGGCGGGCCGAAAGTAGCGGTAGTTGTTTCAAAAAAAGTTGATAAGAAGGCCGTAGTGCGGAACCGGATTCGACGACGCATATTTACGTATATGGAAAATCAGCGTAGTCGTTTGGGCTCCAACGATCTCGTAATCTCGGTATTCGATAACAGTATAAGCATTAAACCGGCTGGCGATGTAGCAATTGAGCTGGACGATCTGCTCAAAAAAGCTGGTTTGTAGGCAATTTTACTCTGTTACTTGAGCCTTGGGGTTGTTATAATGTAGCTAAATAACAGGAGTAGCTAATGTTCACAACCCTTATAGTGCAGCCATTATTCAACCTACTAGTGGCGATTTATGCTATTATTCCTGGCCATAACTTTGGCCTTGCCATCATAATATTTACAGTTCTAGTGCGCTGGGCAATGTTGCCACTGCTCAAAAAACAACTACGTAACACACTTGCCATGCGCTCACTACAGCCCGAGCTAAAGCGTATAAAAAAGGCCGCAGCTGGCAACAAACAGACTGAGTCGATGATGGTCATGGAGCTTTATAAGGAGCGGGGCATTAATCCTTTTGGCGCAATTGGCTTACTGATTGTTCAGCTGCCATTGTTTATCGCTCTATATTCTGGGTTGCAGCGTATAGTTAAAGACCCAAACTCTATCCTAAATTTTTCTTATAGCTGGCTACAAGATTTGCCCTGGATGAAAACTTTGGCCGCTGATATTTCTAAATTCGACAACACACTCTTTGGTTTGGTTGATCTCGGGCGTACTGCGGTCGAGAAGGCCGGGGGTGTTTATTGGGCGGCGATGATTGTGGTTGCGGGCAGTGCATTAGTCCAGTGGCTACAAATTCGCCAAACCATGCCCCATGACCCAGAAGCCAGAAAACTCCGCCATATACTCAGAGATGCTAAAACGGGCGAACAGCCCGATACCAGTGAAGTGAATGCCGCGATGGGTCGTAATATGAGTTTCTTCATGCCAATATTCATTTTTATGATCACTGTGGGTATTGCCGCGGCGATGTCGCTTTACTGGCTGGTTAGCGGTCTGGTGGCCTATATCCAACAAGCCTACCTGCTTAAGCAAGATGAGTACCAGCTTGAAGCAATTGCCAATTCTAAAACAGCTACTGGCGGCGGTAAGGCTCGATCTGGCGTTACCACCACAATTATCACTAGCGAAGCAAAAACTAGCGGTCCCAAAAAAGCGGTCGCAACCTCTTCATCTAAAAACTCTAAAAATCAAAAACATAAAAAAAGGAGAAGGTAGTGGAAGAGAGTATACTTTTTGCCAAGAAATATTTAGAGGACGTGCTGTCGTTTTTTGGTCTCAATACTGACGTCTATGCAACTAGTGAGGACGGCGAAGTAATTGAGCTAAACATACCGAGCACCCACTTAAACGGCTTTTTGATCGGGCAGCATGGCGACACAGTAAGATCGCTCCAGTACCTAGTTAGTATGGCGCTTAAAAACGCTGGCTATGAGCACAACCGCGTCAATGTCGACGTCGCTGACTACAAGAAACAGCGGGCTCATCGTCTCGAAGACCGAGCTGTCGAGTGGCTTGAGCAGGTTAAAAAATCCGGCGAAGCCAAACACCTAAGCCCAATGAATGCTGCTGATCGCCGCACCATACACCGGCTAGCGGGTGAGCACGGTCTTACCACCCACAGTGAAGGTGAAGGCCGCGACCGCCACATTGTTATCGGAGTAGAAGCCCCCAGTAATTAGCCATCAGAGTGCAACTAATACGATCCATCCCTGAATATGTAAGCAGACCATGCGGACAGACTTGGGCAGCCAACTAGGGCCTATATAGACTGTAAAGTCTAATCAGTATCTCAAACAGCAGACCTAGTGAGTTGCAGACCGATTTAGGCCAAATTCGGGTTTTACACTGAGTTAAATCTTTTGGCGCACATTTGCCCTTGAGCACTAGCTGAACAGTGCAAGTAGTGGTTTGCGGGGCCTGAATAGTTATAGTTTTCGTCCAGTTGTAGCTGTTGCCAGCCTTATCTACTACAGTTACGCTCAGCGTGGTGCTGCCGTTGGTCGTGATAGTCACAGGATTAGGGCAGGCTGCAATACCAGACAAACCATCAGAACAACTAAAGCTGATAGTGACGCCACTTGTAAATACACCGCTAGAGTTTGGCTGGACACTATAGGTTGGAGTGATAGTTGGAGTCGTTAAATCTAGTTTTGCCAAGATGTTAACCATGCTAGAGTTGCCAGCGTTGTCGGTTACTATGCCTGTCAGGATTTGTTCGCCCTCGCTGCCAACACTAATCGGTGCTGGGCAGCTTGCGACTCCCGATTGCTCGTCACTACATTCAAAGCTAATTGTGAAGGGTTGGTTGTGCCAGCCGTAAGTGTTTGCGGCCGAGCTCGCTGCGGCAACAATACTGGGTGATTGCTTGTCGATTTGTGCTTGAAAGCTTATCGTGCTTTCATTGCCGGCCAAATCCCGGGCGGCTGCAGTTATAACGCCGCTAGAACTAATGGTCTGTGGCTCTGAGCAGTACTCAATGCCGCTTGACTCATCTGAACAGACAAAGCTTGCGACAAAGTCTTGGCTAAACCAGTTTTGATTGTTCGGGGCTGGGCTAAGGTTATACGAAATACTTGGTTTAGTTTGATCAAGTTTAAGATAAATGTTTAGTGTCGTTTCATTGCCGGCCTTATCGTGCGTGGTTGCGGTAATGACATTTAGCTCACCGTCTGTCGTGACAGTTATTGGCTCTTGGCAGTCGGCAACGCCGGACGTCTCATCGCTGCAGCTAAAGCTCACAGTGACGGGCTGGTTAAACCAGCCGCCACTGTTTGGCTGAGAGCTGTAAGTGGGTGTGAT from Candidatus Saccharibacteria bacterium includes the following:
- the rpmH gene encoding 50S ribosomal protein L34, with the protein product MMPKRTFQPKKRHASRVHGFLARMASRSGRDVLKRRRNKGRRALSK
- the rnpA gene encoding ribonuclease P protein component, with amino-acid sequence MLASKYRFHGRGSIMHTFRRGQVHRSSALQIRVFAKKSGGPKVAVVVSKKVDKKAVVRNRIRRRIFTYMENQRSRLGSNDLVISVFDNSISIKPAGDVAIELDDLLKKAGL
- a CDS encoding YidC/Oxa1 family membrane protein insertase, coding for MFTTLIVQPLFNLLVAIYAIIPGHNFGLAIIIFTVLVRWAMLPLLKKQLRNTLAMRSLQPELKRIKKAAAGNKQTESMMVMELYKERGINPFGAIGLLIVQLPLFIALYSGLQRIVKDPNSILNFSYSWLQDLPWMKTLAADISKFDNTLFGLVDLGRTAVEKAGGVYWAAMIVVAGSALVQWLQIRQTMPHDPEARKLRHILRDAKTGEQPDTSEVNAAMGRNMSFFMPIFIFMITVGIAAAMSLYWLVSGLVAYIQQAYLLKQDEYQLEAIANSKTATGGGKARSGVTTTIITSEAKTSGPKKAVATSSSKNSKNQKHKKRRR
- a CDS encoding KH domain-containing protein, with amino-acid sequence MEESILFAKKYLEDVLSFFGLNTDVYATSEDGEVIELNIPSTHLNGFLIGQHGDTVRSLQYLVSMALKNAGYEHNRVNVDVADYKKQRAHRLEDRAVEWLEQVKKSGEAKHLSPMNAADRRTIHRLAGEHGLTTHSEGEGRDRHIVIGVEAPSN